Below is a window of Flavobacterium sp. CFS9 DNA.
TTGGCTAAATAATTTAAAATTTATTTAATTTTTTTTCAAAAAACACTTGCAGAAACGAAATTCTGTACTATCTTTGCAACCGCAATAACGCAGAGGTTTGGTAGTTCAGTTGGTTAGAATACATGCCTGTCACGCATGGGGTCGCGGGTTCGAGTCCCGTCCAGACCGCAATATTGGGAAAAGCCTTTCTTAACGGAAAGGCTTTTTTGCCCAAATACGGTATCTAAGATTAGTTGTGTTGTTTTGCTACGACTTTGTAACTCGTAGCTGGTTTAGTAGTTAGACCAATGAAAAGCTTTCCACTTTTGTGGATGGCTTTTTTGATTTAGGGCTATTCTGAATTTAAACGCAAAGTTCGCTAAGGTTTACGCGAAGTCCGCAAAGTTTTTATAAGCTTTGTGGACTTTTTTGTTTTTAGGTGTTTGGTTGAACCGCAAGGAACGCTAAGATTTACGCGAAGTCCGCAAAGTTTTTTATAAGTTTTGTAGACTTTGGACTTTCAGTTTCGTAGTCTTTGTGATTAAAAAGAAAGTAAATTCTTCTTTTTTGATTTTATGGTCAAATTTTAAAATATTGGAATTTAATTGATTAAAAATTAATTGAAATTTATTCGTAAAAAATGCTTGCAGAAACGAAATTCTGTTGTATTTTTGCACTCGCAATAACGCACGGTTTGGTAGTTCAGTTGGTTAGAATACATGCCTGTCACGCATGGGGTCGCGGGTTCGAGTCCCGTCCAGACCGCAATATTGGAAGAAGCCTTTCTTAATGGAAAGGCTTTTTTGTTTTTATAGCTTTTAGGTTTAACCGGAAAGAGCGCTAAGATTTACGCAAAGTTCGCAAAGTTTTAATTTAGCTTTGCGAACTTTGCGTTTTTTCCTTTGTGGACTTTGCGGTTAAGTCTTAATGAGCAGCTTTGGAATTTGGTATTTCAAACAATTGAAATTTAATTTTCTTATATTTAAAGTTGCAAAAACATTGTATAAACTCCAATGGAATATTCCGGTCAGAAATTAGATAAGTATTACATCAAAAAAGTAGATGCTGATAAAAAAAGCATTTACTGTCACCACGATTTGATGGGGGAGTTGTTTGTGCCTACGCATAAACACGACAAAGCACAGCTATTGTATGCCGAAGGAGATGTTGTTTTTGTAACAACCGAAACTAAAACCTATTTTTTACCGGCAAGACATTTTATTTGGATTCCGAGTGGAGTAGAGCACAGCATTGAACCGAAGTCGGAAAGTGTTACAATGCGAAACCTGTATTTTCCGATTGAAAAAGATGAAGACGAGTTTTATAAGAATGAGGGAATTTATCCTGTCAATAATTTACTGCTTCAAATGATGCTTTTTACAAATCGATGGAATGGCGATCTTAAAAAAGGAACGCCAAACTTTACCATTGCTAAAGCTATAAAAGCGATTCTGCCTCAAATATGTACTGCTAATTTGCCTTTGGGATTACCGCAGCCGAAAGACAAACGACTTGGGAAGATTTTACGTCATATCGAAAATAATCTGGGAGAAACGATTCTGTTTGCCGATGTGGCGCATGAATTCGGGTATAGCGAACGCTCTTTGTATCGCTTGTTTCAAAAAGATCTCGGAATGTCCTTCATTCAATATTACACTATTCGGAGAATTTTAAAGGCTATCGAGTTGTTATTGGAAAGAAAGCTTTCGGTAAAAGAGGTAGCCGAAGAAGTTGGATATAATAGTGTCCCGACTTTTAGTAATACTTTTTTCAAAATCTTAGGACAAAGACCTTCTGATTACTTAAACGGTGAGGAGATTTTAGGCCGAGGAAAATGAATTTTTTCAGGCAGATAGTCAAAACATAAAATAAAATCTGCAAAATCTGCGTGAACCTAAAAAACGAGCAAATATTATATCTGTTTTTTAATAGTTTGTTTTTCAGTGCTTCAATTGAATTTTTTGTAAAAACAAGATTTTAACATTTGTCCGAAATGAATATGTTATTGACTTTTTAGAATTATCAGTCAATAAAAAAAATGAAGGAACTTTGCAGCTTAAATTATTTATGTATTCATGTTCCTTAAAACAACAAATTCTACAGACGATTGTTTTCCCAGAATCCTGCTCTTATTTTTACTTGTATTAGTATTTAATGGTATAAAAGCGCAGGAAGTGCATTCGGTTTCGCTAAAAGAAGCTTTGAAACTGGCTAAAGAAAACAACAAAAAAATCCTCAGATCTCAACTTGAGATTACGCTCTCAGAGCAAAACATCAAAGAAAGAAAAGAACTCCGATTGCCAGATGTACAGCTAAGTGGTATGTACTCCAGAATCACCAATATTACCGAATTCAAAGGAAACGGTTTTTTAAACGGCAAAGAAGTTACAAAGGCGATTCCGGAACTCTATGAGGTGAACTCGAGTTTTAAAATGCCAATCTACGCTGGAAATAAAATAAATAACGCTATCAAAATTGCCAATCAGGAGAGTGAAATTGCTAAAATAAAAACAGAAAAGGTCGAAAATGATGTCGAACTCGAAGTTGTGGCAAACTATCTGGCGATTTATAAGATGATGGAGCTTCAAAAGATATTCGAAGAAAACATCAAAGAAGAGAAAAGCCGATTGAAAGAAGTACAGTCGCTTCGAAAACATGGAGCGGTCACTAAAAATGAAGTTATCAGAGCCGAATTACAGCTTTCGGATCGTGAATTAAATGCGCTTACAAATTCCAAAAACATAAAAATTGCGCTTCACGATCTGAAAACTCTAATTCAACTTCCGGAAAACGAAGAAATAGCCATCGATACGGCGGCCAGTTTGGATGAAATGAACGGTTTAGATCCGTATGATTTTTATCTGAATAAGGCTTTGAATAATGAAGAAATGAGAATTGCCAGTCAGGAACTGAATATTAGTAAAACGGAGCTGAAACTGGTCAAAGGAAATTACCTGCCAACGGTTCATTTCTTTGGGAACTATGGTTTTTATTATCCGAACTACAAATTCTTCCCGCCCAATCCGTATTTGTACACGCTGGGGCAAATAGGTGTTGAGGCTGCTTTTGATCTTTCGTCTCTGTATAAAAACAAGACCAAAGTAGATCAGGCAAGCACCAAAATCAAATGGCAGGAAATGCAATCTGAAATTTTGAAAGACGAAATTCAGGATAAGCTTTTTAAAGAGCATACACAGTATCAGGAAATCCTTGAAAAGTTTGTTGTAGTGGATAAAGCTTTGGATTTGGCCGATGAAAATTACCGTATTGTAAAGCTGAAATATATGAACCAACTGGTTTTAATAACCGAAATGGTTGATGCTGACAATGCTTTGCTTCAGGCAAAATACAATAAAATTGCTACCCGATTGGATGCGATTTTAAAACATTACGAACTGCTGCATACGGCGGGAATGCTTCCTTAGAAGTGAGATGTTATTTGTGAAATGTTAGATGCGAAAAGTTAGAAGAAAGAGTATAGAGTAAAGAATATGGATTTTTGAGTTCTGAAGGAACGATTCATATTGTAGGGCAGGATTTTAATCCAGTAGAAAATAAAATATAGAGAATAGACGAAAATATGGTTAAGATTAAAAATGAGACTAGAAGAAACAGAACGTTTCATGTGTTAATAACAATTATTGCAAGTGTGTTGGTAGTAAGCGGTATTGTTTTGGGAATTTGGTTTTATGTTTTCAACAGGAATCATGAGGAAACTAATGATGCTCAGGTCGAGCAGTATGTAACGCCAATCATGTCGAGAATTACGGGTTATGTACAGGAAGTTCGTTTTAACGAAAATCAGTTTGTGCATAAGGGGGATACTTTGGTTGTTATAGACAACAGAGAATATCAATCGAAATTAAATGTGGCTCTTGCCGATGTTCAGAACGCGAGACAAAACAGCCTGGTTGCCGAGAAAAATGCAGTAAATATGGCAAGTGCAACGGCTATTAACGAAGCGCAATTAGACGCTGCAAAATCGAATCTTTGGAAAACCAAATTAGAGTACGAAAGATACAAAGCTTTGGTGAGTGAAGAAGCGGCGACTTCTCAGCAATTAGAAAAAGTAAAGGCAGATTACGAGTCGGCACAAGCGCATTTTCAGGAAATGAAAAACAGAATTCATACTTCGGCACTGAGTACTTCGGTGGCCGAAGCCAATGTGCCAACAACACAAACGAATATCGCTTCGAGACAAGCCACGGCAGATAATGCGGCCTTATTTCTTTCGTACACCATAATTACGGCGCCTTACGATGGCTGGATCGGGAAACGAACTTTACAGCCCGGACAATTAGTAAAAGAAGGTCAGTCCCTGCTTTCGATTGTAAGCAAAGAAAAATGGATTACAGCCAATTTTAAAGAAACGCAATTGCAGTATCTAACCGTGGGGCAGAATGTGGAAATCAAAGCCGATGCAGTAAGTGATAAGATATTTATAGGTACAATTGCATCGTTATCGCCTGCGAGCGGGGCAAGATTTTCATTGCTTCCTCCGGATAATGCAACCGGAAACTTCGTGAAAATCGAGCAAAGAATTCCGGTTAGA
It encodes the following:
- a CDS encoding HlyD family secretion protein, which gives rise to MVKIKNETRRNRTFHVLITIIASVLVVSGIVLGIWFYVFNRNHEETNDAQVEQYVTPIMSRITGYVQEVRFNENQFVHKGDTLVVIDNREYQSKLNVALADVQNARQNSLVAEKNAVNMASATAINEAQLDAAKSNLWKTKLEYERYKALVSEEAATSQQLEKVKADYESAQAHFQEMKNRIHTSALSTSVAEANVPTTQTNIASRQATADNAALFLSYTIITAPYDGWIGKRTLQPGQLVKEGQSLLSIVSKEKWITANFKETQLQYLTVGQNVEIKADAVSDKIFIGTIASLSPASGARFSLLPPDNATGNFVKIEQRIPVRIQLKDTDKQTDFLRAGMNITVIAAH
- a CDS encoding TolC family protein → MFLKTTNSTDDCFPRILLLFLLVLVFNGIKAQEVHSVSLKEALKLAKENNKKILRSQLEITLSEQNIKERKELRLPDVQLSGMYSRITNITEFKGNGFLNGKEVTKAIPELYEVNSSFKMPIYAGNKINNAIKIANQESEIAKIKTEKVENDVELEVVANYLAIYKMMELQKIFEENIKEEKSRLKEVQSLRKHGAVTKNEVIRAELQLSDRELNALTNSKNIKIALHDLKTLIQLPENEEIAIDTAASLDEMNGLDPYDFYLNKALNNEEMRIASQELNISKTELKLVKGNYLPTVHFFGNYGFYYPNYKFFPPNPYLYTLGQIGVEAAFDLSSLYKNKTKVDQASTKIKWQEMQSEILKDEIQDKLFKEHTQYQEILEKFVVVDKALDLADENYRIVKLKYMNQLVLITEMVDADNALLQAKYNKIATRLDAILKHYELLHTAGMLP
- a CDS encoding AraC family transcriptional regulator, with translation MEYSGQKLDKYYIKKVDADKKSIYCHHDLMGELFVPTHKHDKAQLLYAEGDVVFVTTETKTYFLPARHFIWIPSGVEHSIEPKSESVTMRNLYFPIEKDEDEFYKNEGIYPVNNLLLQMMLFTNRWNGDLKKGTPNFTIAKAIKAILPQICTANLPLGLPQPKDKRLGKILRHIENNLGETILFADVAHEFGYSERSLYRLFQKDLGMSFIQYYTIRRILKAIELLLERKLSVKEVAEEVGYNSVPTFSNTFFKILGQRPSDYLNGEEILGRGK